In Microbacterium enclense, one genomic interval encodes:
- a CDS encoding aminopeptidase P family protein translates to MDSPATGETIAPSEQTATPVTAEPQTSDAAPENSTTNRKAPFPRGFLDTISTGWAERDELIPEPREQAAWAARRRDKVSAAFPGQRLVVPAGAPKQRSNDTDYPFRAHSAFAHLTGWASDAEPDSVLVLEPREGGHDAVVYFRERADRTTPEFYADASIGEFWIGPRAALAGVASDLGVATAHIDDFTTTEADRTVGDDDELTRFVSELRLVKDEYELAEMVHAVQVTARGFDDIVAELPRIVEHPRGERVVEGVFHQRARADGNAVGYDTIAASGPHACYLHWTRNDGAVAPGDLILIDAGVEVDSLYTADITRTLPVSGRFTDVQRRVYEAVREAADAAFEAARPGVPFRRIHEAAMEVIAARVAEWGLLPVTAQEALDADTGGQHRRYMVHGTSHHLGIDVHDCAQARREMYYDGLLEPGMVFTIEPGLYFQIDDLTVPEEFRGIGVRIEDDIVMTSDGPVNLSADIPRTADEVEDWIARLSR, encoded by the coding sequence ATGGACTCCCCCGCCACCGGCGAGACGATCGCCCCCTCCGAGCAGACCGCCACCCCCGTCACCGCGGAACCGCAGACGAGCGACGCGGCTCCGGAGAACTCCACGACCAACCGCAAAGCTCCTTTTCCCCGCGGCTTTCTCGACACCATCTCCACCGGCTGGGCCGAGCGCGACGAGCTGATCCCCGAGCCGCGCGAGCAGGCGGCCTGGGCAGCGCGCCGGCGCGACAAGGTGTCGGCGGCGTTCCCGGGCCAGCGTCTGGTCGTCCCGGCTGGTGCGCCGAAGCAGCGCAGCAACGACACCGACTATCCGTTCCGCGCCCACTCGGCGTTCGCGCACCTGACCGGGTGGGCGTCCGACGCCGAGCCCGATTCCGTGCTCGTCTTGGAGCCGCGCGAGGGCGGCCACGACGCCGTCGTGTACTTCCGCGAGCGTGCCGACCGGACGACACCGGAGTTCTACGCCGACGCCTCGATCGGCGAGTTCTGGATCGGACCCCGCGCTGCACTGGCCGGAGTCGCCTCCGACCTGGGGGTCGCGACCGCGCACATCGACGACTTCACCACGACCGAGGCGGATCGAACCGTCGGCGACGACGATGAGCTGACCCGCTTCGTCTCGGAACTGCGTCTGGTCAAGGACGAGTACGAACTCGCCGAGATGGTTCATGCCGTCCAGGTGACGGCGCGCGGCTTCGACGACATTGTCGCCGAGCTCCCCCGGATCGTCGAGCATCCGCGGGGTGAGCGCGTCGTCGAGGGCGTGTTCCACCAGCGTGCCCGCGCGGACGGCAACGCCGTCGGCTACGACACGATCGCGGCGTCCGGTCCCCACGCCTGCTACCTGCACTGGACGCGCAACGACGGCGCGGTCGCGCCGGGCGACCTCATCCTCATCGACGCCGGCGTCGAGGTCGACAGTCTCTACACCGCCGACATCACCCGCACGCTCCCCGTCTCGGGGCGCTTCACCGACGTGCAGCGCCGGGTGTACGAAGCCGTCCGCGAGGCGGCCGATGCGGCGTTCGAGGCCGCTCGACCGGGCGTGCCGTTCCGTCGTATCCACGAAGCCGCCATGGAGGTCATCGCCGCACGCGTGGCCGAGTGGGGCCTTCTCCCGGTGACGGCCCAGGAGGCTCTGGATGCCGACACCGGCGGCCAGCACCGTCGTTACATGGTCCACGGCACGAGTCACCACCTCGGCATCGACGTGCACGACTGCGCGCAGGCGCGTCGCGAGATGTACTACGACGGATTGCTCGAGCCGGGGATGGTCTTCACGATCGAACCGGGGCTCTACTTCCAGATCGACGACCTGACCGTCCCCGAGGAGTTCCGCGGCATCGGTGTCCGCATCGAAGACGACATCGTCATGACCTCGGACGGCCCCGTGAACCTCTCGGCCGACATCCCTCGCACGGCCGACGAGGTGGAGGACTGGATCGCTCGGCTGTCGCGGTGA
- a CDS encoding endonuclease/exonuclease/phosphatase family protein translates to MRRLFGFIVALAFAAGAAVLTWPGVFGLERTFPLVQVISFRAALGAAFAAATVLALLFALIRPLRALSLILALVFGVAAGANGLMIGQRGTGTETLPDKTATSLRVMTWNTAGAATSAESIAQFAVDMQADVVTLPETTIDTGARVAELMRDKGQPMWAHHAEYGEYGITGWDATSTTVLIRPELGDYSVIDSSLDGSSNTSTVPSAVAMPVSGDGPIIVAAHAVAPRQEYMTQWRSDLQWLADQCASDNVILAGDFNATVDHMTGLGVEGGTLGRCRDATSQSGNGGVGTWPTDAPALLGAPIDHVMATPDWTVSGSVVMRTLDGSGSDHRPVVVQLERTAG, encoded by the coding sequence GTGCGTCGCCTGTTCGGATTCATCGTCGCGCTCGCATTCGCTGCGGGTGCCGCGGTGCTCACGTGGCCCGGCGTGTTCGGACTCGAGCGGACCTTCCCGCTCGTCCAGGTCATCTCCTTCCGCGCTGCGCTCGGAGCCGCCTTCGCCGCCGCGACGGTTCTCGCTCTGCTCTTCGCACTCATCCGGCCGCTCCGCGCCCTGTCGCTGATCCTCGCGCTCGTGTTCGGCGTCGCCGCCGGTGCGAACGGGCTCATGATCGGGCAGCGCGGCACCGGAACCGAGACCCTGCCCGACAAGACGGCGACGAGTCTTCGCGTCATGACGTGGAACACGGCGGGCGCCGCCACCTCGGCGGAATCGATCGCGCAGTTCGCCGTCGACATGCAGGCCGACGTGGTCACCCTGCCCGAGACGACGATCGACACCGGCGCACGCGTCGCCGAGCTGATGCGCGACAAGGGCCAGCCGATGTGGGCCCACCACGCCGAGTACGGCGAGTACGGGATCACGGGGTGGGATGCCACCTCGACCACCGTCCTCATCCGCCCCGAGCTCGGCGACTACTCCGTGATCGATTCCTCGCTCGACGGGTCGAGCAACACCTCGACGGTGCCGAGCGCAGTGGCGATGCCGGTCTCCGGAGACGGACCGATCATCGTGGCGGCCCACGCGGTGGCCCCGCGCCAGGAGTACATGACGCAGTGGCGCTCCGACCTGCAGTGGTTGGCCGATCAGTGCGCGAGCGACAACGTGATCCTCGCGGGGGACTTCAACGCCACCGTCGACCACATGACGGGTCTCGGGGTCGAGGGCGGCACGCTCGGTCGCTGCCGCGATGCCACATCGCAAAGCGGCAACGGCGGGGTGGGCACGTGGCCCACCGACGCGCCCGCGCTGCTCGGCGCGCCCATCGACCATGTCATGGCGACACCCGATTGGACCGTGTCGGGCTCGGTGGTCATGCGCACGCTGGACGGCTCGGGAAGCGACCACCGCCCGGTCGTCGTCCAGCTGGAGCGCACCGCCGGCTGA
- a CDS encoding PHP domain-containing protein, with protein sequence MTTPRYARRVEHERRFEGPSDLHLHSTHSDGTEAPALVMAAAHRHGLRTAALTDHDTTSGWAEAADAATSLGMTFVPGMELSARHRWRSVHVLAYLIDPDDGGLRAMTDRIRSSRLDRAQIMAERISRDYDIAWDDIVAQTTDGATVGRPHIADALVARGIVADRTEAFASILHPSNDYYVALFAPDPVTAVELVVAAGGVPIIAHPAGRALLPDSVTMAMLDAGLAGFELGHRENLPEPTALLADLAAERELIVTGSSDYHGLGKPNVPGENTTVDDMVARIFALGRGTAPVFP encoded by the coding sequence ATGACGACCCCGCGCTACGCTCGACGGGTGGAGCACGAACGGCGATTCGAGGGACCCAGCGACCTGCACCTGCACTCCACACACTCCGACGGGACCGAGGCGCCCGCGCTCGTGATGGCGGCGGCGCACCGCCACGGACTCCGCACCGCCGCGCTCACCGACCACGACACCACCTCGGGGTGGGCGGAGGCGGCCGACGCGGCCACCTCGCTCGGGATGACGTTCGTGCCGGGGATGGAGCTGTCGGCCCGCCATCGCTGGCGAAGCGTTCATGTCCTCGCCTACCTCATCGACCCCGATGATGGGGGCCTGCGCGCCATGACGGACCGGATCAGGTCGTCGCGATTGGATCGTGCGCAGATCATGGCCGAGCGGATCTCCCGCGACTACGACATCGCCTGGGACGACATCGTGGCTCAGACCACCGACGGCGCCACCGTCGGGCGCCCGCACATCGCCGACGCACTTGTCGCGCGCGGCATCGTCGCCGACCGCACCGAAGCCTTCGCGAGCATCCTGCACCCGTCCAACGACTACTACGTCGCGCTCTTCGCGCCGGACCCGGTGACTGCTGTCGAGCTGGTCGTGGCGGCGGGGGGAGTGCCCATCATCGCGCACCCGGCCGGTCGCGCGCTTCTTCCCGACAGCGTCACCATGGCGATGCTCGACGCGGGCCTCGCGGGCTTCGAGCTCGGTCATCGTGAGAACCTGCCCGAACCGACCGCGCTTCTCGCGGATCTCGCCGCCGAGCGCGAGCTGATCGTCACCGGGTCGAGCGACTACCACGGTCTCGGCAAGCCCAACGTCCCGGGCGAGAACACCACAGTCGACGACATGGTCGCGCGGATCTTCGCGCTCGGTCGCGGGACCGCTCCCGTCTTCCCGTAG
- a CDS encoding DEAD/DEAH box helicase yields the protein MTTFAELGVDQDIVDALASKGIVDAFPIQEQTIPLGLPGQDIIGQAKTGTGKTFGFGIPVVQRLGPSPEPGVKALVVVPTRELAVQVYEDMDMLTSNRPTSVVAIYGGKAYEGQIDQLKAGAQIVVGTPGRLIDLANQRLLDLSNATEVVLDEADKMLDLGFLADIEKIFSKVPAVRHTQLFSATMPGPIVALARRFMSNPIHMRANDPDEGLTQANIKHLVYRAHSLDKDEVIARILQAEGREKAVIFTRTKRAAQKLVDELGDRGFNAAAVHGDMSQEARERSMAAFKAGKKDVLIATDVAARGIDVNDVTHVINHTIPDDEKTYLHRAGRTGRAGRTGIAVTFVDWDDVHKWALINRALEFGQPEPTETYSSSPHLYTDLDIPEGTKGRLVTAPKAVAPKPEKSSESPDAEGERAPRRRRRRGGASSTAAGAPEGESTPRSEGGAGTHDGAGKEHHDGNAAPRRRRRRRSGGGSSGAPTAPVA from the coding sequence ATGACGACATTCGCCGAACTCGGCGTCGATCAGGACATCGTCGATGCCCTGGCATCCAAGGGCATCGTCGATGCCTTCCCGATCCAGGAGCAGACGATCCCCCTCGGCCTCCCCGGCCAGGACATCATCGGTCAGGCCAAGACCGGTACCGGCAAGACCTTCGGTTTCGGCATCCCGGTGGTCCAGCGCCTCGGACCGAGCCCGGAGCCCGGCGTGAAGGCCCTCGTCGTCGTTCCGACGCGCGAGCTCGCCGTCCAGGTCTACGAAGACATGGACATGCTGACCTCGAACCGCCCGACGAGCGTCGTCGCCATCTACGGCGGCAAGGCGTACGAGGGTCAGATCGACCAGCTCAAGGCCGGCGCGCAGATCGTCGTCGGCACACCCGGTCGCCTCATCGACCTCGCCAACCAGCGCCTGCTCGACCTGTCGAACGCGACCGAGGTCGTCCTCGACGAGGCCGACAAGATGCTCGACCTCGGCTTCCTCGCCGACATCGAGAAGATCTTCTCCAAGGTTCCCGCCGTGCGTCACACGCAGCTGTTCTCGGCCACGATGCCGGGACCAATCGTCGCGTTGGCCCGCCGCTTCATGTCGAACCCCATCCACATGCGCGCCAACGACCCCGACGAGGGCCTCACGCAGGCGAACATCAAGCACCTCGTCTATCGCGCGCACTCGCTCGACAAGGACGAGGTCATCGCCCGCATCCTCCAGGCCGAGGGCCGTGAGAAGGCGGTCATCTTCACGCGCACCAAGCGCGCCGCCCAGAAGCTCGTCGACGAGCTCGGTGACCGCGGCTTCAACGCGGCCGCGGTGCACGGCGACATGAGTCAGGAGGCGCGCGAGCGTTCCATGGCCGCGTTCAAGGCCGGGAAGAAAGACGTCCTGATCGCCACCGACGTCGCCGCCCGCGGTATCGACGTGAACGACGTCACGCACGTCATCAACCACACGATTCCCGACGACGAGAAGACGTACCTGCACCGCGCGGGCCGCACCGGACGTGCCGGGCGCACGGGCATCGCGGTGACGTTCGTCGACTGGGACGACGTGCACAAGTGGGCGCTCATCAACCGCGCCCTCGAGTTCGGCCAGCCCGAGCCCACCGAGACCTACTCGTCGAGCCCACACCTCTACACCGACCTCGACATCCCCGAAGGCACCAAGGGCCGCCTTGTGACCGCCCCGAAGGCCGTCGCGCCGAAGCCCGAGAAGAGCAGCGAGAGCCCGGATGCCGAGGGCGAGCGCGCTCCGCGCCGTCGCCGTCGTCGCGGCGGAGCGTCGTCGACTGCCGCCGGTGCACCCGAGGGCGAGAGCACACCGCGCTCCGAGGGGGGTGCGGGAACGCACGACGGTGCCGGCAAGGAACACCACGACGGCAACGCCGCCCCGCGTCGTCGCCGCCGTCGCCGCAGCGGCGGGGGAAGCTCCGGGGCTCCGACGGCTCCCGTCGCCTGA
- a CDS encoding ferritin-like fold-containing protein, with amino-acid sequence MFEWFRRRQRPVGRTLQLRSRGDLGEAMRVDFAELAPEVETFLGQAAYLQLGFFETLSELIASTPELAEKESLSRAAGAALIKHQELVAVIRDRGADPTQLMLPFRESLDAFRRNTHGVRPQETMLSVHITAGMLDDFYLALSSSYGETGRRVARILQADDDRQAIVDILGAAIESDEEWRWLLALWGRRLVGDTLLVARAALRHPRLDRAEEAKVEPVFTELMGAHARRMDAMGLAA; translated from the coding sequence GTGTTCGAGTGGTTCCGTCGTCGTCAGCGCCCGGTCGGTCGAACGCTGCAACTGCGCTCCCGGGGCGATCTCGGCGAGGCGATGCGCGTCGATTTCGCCGAGCTTGCGCCCGAGGTCGAGACCTTCCTCGGGCAGGCAGCCTATCTGCAGCTCGGGTTCTTCGAGACTCTGAGCGAGCTGATCGCCTCGACGCCCGAGCTGGCCGAGAAGGAGTCGCTCTCGCGCGCGGCGGGTGCCGCTCTCATCAAGCACCAGGAGCTCGTCGCCGTGATCCGCGATCGCGGCGCCGACCCGACGCAGCTCATGCTGCCCTTCCGCGAGTCGCTCGACGCCTTCCGGCGGAACACCCATGGGGTGCGACCGCAGGAGACCATGCTGTCGGTCCACATCACGGCGGGCATGTTGGACGACTTCTACCTCGCCCTGTCATCGAGCTACGGCGAGACCGGGCGTCGGGTGGCGCGCATCCTTCAGGCGGACGACGACCGTCAGGCCATCGTCGACATCCTCGGTGCCGCCATCGAGAGCGACGAGGAGTGGCGCTGGCTGCTCGCCCTGTGGGGCCGTCGTCTCGTCGGCGACACCCTGCTGGTGGCGCGCGCCGCTCTCCGGCATCCGCGACTCGATCGAGCGGAGGAAGCGAAGGTGGAACCCGTGTTCACCGAGCTCATGGGCGCGCATGCACGGCGAATGGATGCCATGGGCCTCGCGGCGTGA
- a CDS encoding DUF3107 domain-containing protein: MEIRIGITNTGRELSFETNESSDVVKSSVASALDSSASHVTFTDVKGNSYIVPTANLAFIELGTEESRRVGFVA, translated from the coding sequence GTGGAGATCCGCATCGGCATCACCAACACCGGCCGCGAGCTGAGCTTCGAGACCAACGAGAGCTCCGATGTCGTGAAGTCGTCGGTCGCTTCGGCTCTCGACAGCTCCGCCAGCCACGTGACCTTCACCGACGTCAAGGGCAACTCGTACATCGTGCCCACCGCCAACCTGGCGTTCATCGAGCTGGGGACCGAAGAGTCCCGCCGCGTGGGCTTCGTCGCCTGA
- a CDS encoding ATP-dependent DNA helicase: MLDRDTPSATPGGSGTDRGASNDGVARRLDADQRVVVEWAPEKSGVVVGAPGTGKTSTLVSRVRTLVGSGVDPDHILVLTPTRPAATALRDPLALAVGRATSGALARSLASFAFQLVRGAEVRRGNEPPQLLTGGDEDQIVKDLLEGDAMDETSGASRWPEWLGPPIRATRGFRGDLRAFFAECTNLGIGPEDLSTLAVEHQVEVWESLASFLREYRHVRRRMRGAHRDAADLAREAVGVLTDAIREPDLLGRFAALRCILVDDAQELTSGGVDLLRACRMLGIGVVAFGDPDVGSGAFRGATPENFARLSRDLGDLAALTTPHRGTPEQVDLVRAVAARIGAAGVVAHRRPPEGAAPSGSIRTFLLRSPAEEADAIARLLRERHVLEGVPWSDCAVIAHDSRQVAALETELAAREVPARASGPGEALGAQRPVRDLVALVELGMVDPDEWTPEVVTDALLGTFGGLDPIELRRLRTALRHDELSEGGTRSAGEILAAGLRHPLEFATIDSREARRAARLGETLAVLRVQTAQHATAHELLWTAWERSGLARTWREAARGHGPLAEQADRDLDAIVALFQAAKRFTEREPDGEAAVFLRAVLDSDVAEDRIEQPAVVDTVQILTPAAAAGTAFDTVIVAGVQDGVWPNTRLRGGLLETWRLADAVHFPDLPAAGMLDRRRAAMHDELRLFVRAVSRAASRLIVTAVDDDDTGPSVLFEMLPTPEPASAIPEHPLSLRGLVARHRRSLTVPRVPAPERRHAAGQLALLAAAGVAGAAPDEWYGVTPPSSTAPLRDLDREDVRVSPSRLHALEECELNWVIADLGGDRSGTTAGIGTIIHAALETAASASEDDLWAVVDERWGELVFDAAWRERAERTRARDLVRRLATYLRRFDDAGGRLIGAERHFEMPIPLDDAAAHGAVVSGDIDRVEVTPSGEVVIVDLKTGKNEPQTDAKVADNPQLAAYQLAFASGAIENTEGLAPGGAKLLVLRPTAATKDYAEPLQAPFDDAAHSAFVERVQRAVGVMRGTRFAAPYEVHCRDEFSYGLCRIHTVSAVSAS, translated from the coding sequence ATGCTCGATCGCGATACCCCGTCGGCCACCCCCGGCGGCTCCGGGACCGACCGCGGAGCATCGAACGACGGCGTCGCACGGCGGCTCGACGCCGACCAGCGCGTGGTCGTCGAGTGGGCGCCCGAGAAGAGTGGTGTGGTGGTCGGCGCGCCCGGGACGGGCAAGACGTCGACCCTCGTCTCCCGGGTACGCACCCTCGTCGGATCGGGTGTCGACCCGGATCACATCCTCGTCCTGACCCCCACGCGCCCGGCGGCGACGGCGCTGCGTGATCCGCTTGCGCTCGCGGTGGGCCGCGCCACCTCCGGGGCGCTCGCTCGCTCGCTCGCGTCGTTCGCGTTCCAGCTCGTGCGAGGAGCCGAGGTGCGACGGGGGAACGAGCCGCCGCAGCTGCTCACCGGCGGCGACGAGGACCAGATCGTGAAGGATCTGCTCGAGGGCGACGCCATGGACGAGACCAGTGGCGCTTCGCGGTGGCCGGAATGGCTGGGCCCTCCTATCCGGGCGACTCGCGGGTTCCGCGGCGACCTCCGGGCGTTCTTCGCCGAGTGCACGAACCTGGGCATCGGTCCCGAGGATCTCTCGACCCTCGCCGTCGAGCATCAGGTCGAGGTGTGGGAGTCCCTGGCGTCGTTCCTCCGCGAGTACCGGCACGTGCGTCGGCGCATGCGCGGCGCCCACCGCGACGCCGCGGACCTGGCCCGGGAGGCCGTCGGCGTGCTCACGGATGCGATCCGCGAACCGGACCTGCTCGGCCGCTTTGCGGCGCTGCGCTGCATCCTCGTCGACGACGCGCAAGAGCTCACGAGCGGCGGTGTCGATCTGCTCCGGGCGTGTCGGATGCTCGGAATCGGTGTCGTCGCGTTCGGCGACCCCGACGTCGGGTCGGGGGCGTTCCGCGGAGCCACCCCCGAGAACTTCGCTCGGCTCAGCCGCGACCTCGGAGATCTCGCCGCGCTGACCACGCCTCACAGGGGGACGCCGGAACAGGTCGACCTCGTGCGCGCGGTCGCCGCACGTATCGGGGCGGCGGGGGTCGTGGCCCATCGGCGGCCGCCCGAGGGAGCGGCACCGTCAGGGTCGATCCGCACCTTCCTCCTGCGCTCACCCGCCGAGGAGGCCGACGCGATCGCTCGGCTGCTGCGGGAAAGGCATGTTCTCGAGGGCGTGCCGTGGAGCGACTGCGCGGTCATCGCCCACGACTCTCGCCAAGTCGCCGCTCTCGAGACGGAGCTCGCGGCGCGGGAAGTTCCCGCTCGCGCGAGCGGACCCGGTGAAGCGCTCGGGGCACAGCGTCCCGTCCGCGATCTCGTCGCGCTGGTCGAGCTGGGGATGGTCGACCCCGACGAGTGGACCCCGGAGGTGGTCACGGACGCACTTCTCGGAACGTTCGGGGGCCTCGATCCCATCGAACTTCGGCGCCTTCGCACCGCGCTCCGGCACGACGAGCTGAGTGAGGGGGGCACACGGTCGGCGGGGGAGATCTTGGCCGCGGGCCTTCGGCATCCCCTCGAGTTCGCGACCATCGATTCACGCGAGGCGCGCCGCGCCGCCCGGCTCGGGGAGACGCTCGCGGTGCTGCGCGTGCAGACCGCGCAGCACGCGACGGCTCATGAGCTCCTCTGGACGGCGTGGGAGCGCAGCGGCCTCGCTCGAACGTGGAGGGAAGCCGCGCGGGGCCATGGTCCCCTCGCCGAGCAGGCGGATCGGGACCTCGACGCGATCGTGGCGCTGTTCCAGGCGGCGAAGCGCTTCACCGAGCGTGAGCCCGACGGCGAAGCGGCCGTGTTCCTGCGTGCCGTCCTCGACAGCGACGTCGCCGAGGATCGGATCGAGCAGCCGGCGGTCGTCGACACGGTGCAGATCCTCACCCCCGCCGCCGCGGCCGGGACGGCGTTCGACACGGTCATCGTCGCCGGCGTGCAGGACGGTGTCTGGCCCAACACGCGATTGCGCGGGGGACTCCTGGAGACGTGGCGCCTGGCAGATGCCGTGCATTTCCCCGACCTGCCGGCCGCGGGAATGCTCGACCGCCGGCGTGCGGCGATGCACGACGAGCTGCGCCTCTTCGTCAGAGCGGTCTCGCGCGCCGCATCGCGTCTCATCGTGACCGCTGTGGACGACGATGACACCGGGCCGAGCGTGCTCTTCGAGATGCTTCCGACGCCCGAGCCCGCGTCCGCCATCCCGGAGCATCCGCTGTCTTTGCGCGGCCTGGTGGCACGACATCGGCGCTCGTTGACGGTGCCGCGTGTCCCGGCGCCCGAGCGTCGGCACGCCGCGGGGCAACTGGCGTTGCTCGCGGCGGCAGGTGTGGCGGGTGCCGCGCCCGACGAGTGGTACGGGGTGACCCCGCCCAGCTCGACGGCTCCGCTCCGGGACCTCGATCGCGAAGACGTCCGCGTCTCCCCCTCGCGCCTGCACGCTCTCGAGGAATGCGAGCTGAACTGGGTCATCGCCGACCTGGGTGGGGACCGCAGCGGGACCACGGCCGGGATCGGAACGATCATCCACGCGGCGCTGGAGACCGCGGCCTCGGCGTCCGAAGACGATCTGTGGGCCGTGGTCGACGAGCGGTGGGGTGAGCTCGTGTTCGACGCCGCGTGGCGGGAGCGCGCAGAACGCACCCGCGCACGCGACCTCGTGCGGCGTCTGGCGACCTATCTCCGACGATTCGACGACGCCGGCGGTCGCCTCATCGGCGCCGAGCGGCACTTCGAGATGCCGATCCCGCTCGACGACGCGGCTGCGCACGGGGCGGTGGTGAGCGGCGATATCGACCGGGTCGAGGTCACCCCGTCAGGCGAGGTGGTCATCGTCGATCTGAAGACCGGCAAGAACGAGCCGCAGACCGATGCGAAAGTCGCGGACAACCCGCAACTCGCCGCGTACCAGCTCGCGTTCGCGTCGGGGGCGATCGAGAACACCGAGGGTCTGGCTCCGGGGGGAGCGAAACTCCTGGTGCTCCGCCCGACCGCGGCGACGAAGGACTACGCCGAACCTCTCCAGGCGCCCTTCGACGATGCCGCGCACTCCGCGTTCGTCGAACGCGTCCAGCGCGCGGTCGGGGTCATGAGGGGCACGCGCTTCGCCGCGCCCTACGAGGTGCACTGCCGCGATGAGTTCTCCTACGGTCTGTGTCGCATCCACACCGTGTCGGCGGTGAGCGCCTCATGA